One genomic segment of Thalassospiraceae bacterium LMO-SO8 includes these proteins:
- a CDS encoding sterol desaturase family protein translates to MIQDQDMTALNDFITAHEPLLRLGCFAGMLIAMAAAEALWPRRPDTSRGQRWPRNAALVVVDTLAVRAVAWALPAFLPVAAAVLAADKGWGLLPLLGLDGWAAFWISLLLMDLAIYVQHVAVHYIPVLWRLHRVHHSDLAIDTTTGVRFHPLEILLSIAIKVALVLTLGAPAAAVVVFEVALNATSLFNHANLRLPLWLDAALRRVLVTPDMHRVHHSVHRDETDSNFGFNLSVWDRLFGTYRAQPRDGHDAMAIGVGDFRDPARLGMADLLVQPFRKS, encoded by the coding sequence ATGATCCAAGACCAAGACATGACCGCGCTCAACGACTTCATTACGGCCCATGAACCCCTGCTGCGGTTGGGCTGTTTCGCCGGCATGCTGATCGCCATGGCGGCGGCGGAAGCCCTGTGGCCGCGCCGCCCCGACACGAGCCGGGGACAGCGCTGGCCGCGCAATGCGGCCCTGGTCGTGGTCGATACCCTGGCGGTGCGCGCCGTGGCCTGGGCGCTGCCCGCGTTCCTGCCCGTGGCGGCGGCGGTGCTGGCGGCGGACAAGGGCTGGGGGCTGTTGCCCCTGCTCGGGCTGGACGGCTGGGCGGCTTTCTGGATTTCCCTGCTGTTGATGGATCTCGCCATCTATGTCCAGCATGTCGCCGTGCACTACATTCCGGTGCTGTGGCGGCTGCACCGGGTTCACCATTCGGACCTCGCCATCGATACGACCACGGGCGTGCGCTTCCACCCGCTGGAGATATTGCTCTCCATCGCCATCAAGGTCGCCCTGGTCCTGACCCTGGGCGCCCCGGCGGCGGCCGTGGTGGTGTTCGAGGTCGCGTTGAACGCGACGTCTCTGTTCAATCACGCGAACCTGCGCCTGCCCCTTTGGCTCGACGCCGCCCTGCGCCGTGTTCTCGTGACGCCGGACATGCACCGGGTCCACCATTCCGTCCACCGGGACGAGACGGACAGCAATTTCGGATTCAACCTGTCGGTCTGGGACCGTCTGTTCGGCACCTACCGGGCCCAGCCCCGCGACGGTCATGACGCCATGGCGATCGGAGTCGGCGATTTTCGAGACCCGGCGCGGTTGGGCATGGCCGACCTGCTGGTTCAACCGTTCCGCAAATCCTAA
- a CDS encoding FMN-binding negative transcriptional regulator has protein sequence MYRPKMFDIDDANDMHGIIRANGFAVLVTAGAQGMTASHVPLHLIDDGEFGLLWGHLAKANDQWQAFDGTAEALAIFGGPHSYISPTWYATEKSVPTWNYEAVHAYGRPKVMDDPADVAARLASLTGQYEGEGPGAWSPRNLPADFVAAQLKGIVAFEMRIERLEGKRKMSQNRKPEDVKGAIGGLKATGRPADAEVAGIVAKANKDRL, from the coding sequence ATGTACCGCCCCAAGATGTTCGACATCGACGACGCCAACGACATGCACGGGATCATCCGCGCCAACGGCTTCGCCGTCCTGGTGACGGCGGGCGCCCAGGGCATGACCGCGAGCCATGTGCCGCTGCACCTGATCGACGACGGGGAATTCGGCCTGCTGTGGGGGCATCTGGCCAAGGCCAACGACCAGTGGCAGGCGTTCGACGGCACGGCCGAGGCCCTGGCCATTTTCGGCGGACCGCACAGCTATATCTCGCCCACCTGGTACGCGACCGAGAAATCCGTTCCGACCTGGAACTACGAAGCCGTGCACGCCTACGGCCGGCCCAAGGTGATGGACGACCCGGCGGACGTCGCCGCGCGGCTGGCGTCGCTGACCGGCCAGTACGAGGGCGAGGGCCCCGGCGCCTGGTCGCCGCGCAACCTGCCCGCCGATTTTGTCGCGGCGCAGTTGAAGGGCATCGTCGCCTTCGAAATGCGGATCGAGCGCCTGGAAGGCAAGCGCAAGATGAGCCAGAACCGCAAGCCCGAGGACGTCAAGGGCGCCATCGGCGGCCTCAAGGCGACCGGCCGCCCGGCGGATGCGGAAGTCGCCGGTATCGTCGCCAAGGCCAACAAGGACCGGCTTTAG
- a CDS encoding DUF6494 family protein, which produces MDEEHFNMQIRKFLKQVGVTSQREIEGAVRAALASGKLAEDGGVTAKVTLSIPELGLSHDITSDITLEPEDPHGTPSYD; this is translated from the coding sequence ATGGACGAAGAACATTTCAACATGCAGATCAGGAAATTCCTGAAACAGGTCGGCGTGACCAGCCAGCGCGAGATCGAGGGCGCCGTGCGCGCCGCCCTGGCGTCCGGCAAGCTGGCCGAAGATGGCGGCGTGACCGCCAAGGTGACCCTCAGCATTCCCGAACTGGGCCTGAGCCACGACATCACCAGCGACATCACGCTCGAGCCCGAGGACCCGCACGGCACGCCGTCGTACGACTGA
- a CDS encoding succinate dehydrogenase iron-sulfur subunit translates to MVEFNLPANSRITEGKTVKAAPDATNIRKFKVYRWDPDTDDLPRVDTYEVDLDRCGPMVLDALIKIKNEMDSTLTFRRSCREGVCGSCAFNIDGTNTLACTKAIEDIKGDVKIYPLPHMPVIKDLVPDLNVPYAQLKSIEPWLQADTPAPTRERLQSPEEREKLDGLWECILCFCCQTSCPSYWWNGDRYLGPAILLQSYRWIADSRDEATGKRLDNLNDPYRLYRCHTIMNCTNTCPKHLNPGLAIAEIKKSIAARQ, encoded by the coding sequence ATGGTCGAATTCAACCTTCCCGCCAACTCGCGCATCACCGAGGGCAAGACCGTCAAGGCCGCCCCCGACGCGACCAACATCCGCAAGTTCAAGGTCTATCGCTGGGATCCGGACACGGACGATCTGCCCAGGGTCGACACCTACGAGGTCGACCTCGACCGTTGCGGACCGATGGTTCTCGACGCCCTGATCAAGATCAAGAACGAGATGGATTCGACCCTGACCTTCCGCCGGTCGTGCCGCGAAGGGGTCTGCGGATCCTGCGCCTTCAATATCGACGGCACCAACACCCTGGCCTGCACCAAGGCCATCGAAGACATCAAGGGCGACGTGAAGATCTATCCGCTGCCGCACATGCCGGTGATCAAGGATCTGGTGCCCGACCTCAACGTGCCCTACGCGCAGCTGAAATCCATCGAACCCTGGCTGCAGGCCGACACCCCAGCGCCGACACGCGAACGCCTGCAAAGCCCGGAAGAGCGCGAGAAGCTCGACGGCCTGTGGGAATGCATCCTGTGCTTCTGCTGCCAGACCAGCTGCCCGAGCTATTGGTGGAACGGCGACCGCTACCTGGGCCCGGCCATCCTGCTGCAAAGCTACCGCTGGATCGCCGACAGCCGCGACGAAGCCACGGGCAAACGGCTCGACAACCTGAACGACCCGTACCGCCTGTACCGCTGCCACACCATCATGAACTGCACCAACACCTGCCCGAAGCACCTGAACCCGGGCCTGGCGATCGCCGAGATCAAGAAATCGATCGCGGCAAGGCAGTAG